The genomic interval CTCATACCCGAGGCTGTGTTTCCTGACTTGAGTAGTTCCCGGAAAAGGCGAGCGAGCGCGACCCGTCGCTGTCGCCTATCTGTCAACCGTCGTGGGCCGCTCCACGCCGGCTGAGACGTGACTACTGACGCGAGGAACGCGCTTCGCGGACCTCGGCGCCGTCTCGGAGTTTGTCTTCGCAGTTCGGGCAGACCCTCGGCCCGTGTGCTTCGGAGGCTTCCGGTGTAAACACCCGCACGTACTGCTCAGTTACGAATTCGCCGCAGTTCTGACACTCGGGCATCCCTTGTAACACTCTAATAATGATGTAAATGCTTTTTGTTTACGGCCAACGAGGCAGTTACAAACCGCGTTCAGGCGACCAGCCGCCGATTATCCGTGGTTTCGCCAGAACGACTCCAGCTGGCCGGCCAGAAAGTCGGGGGTCATCCGCGTGAACTCCTCGCGCTCGCCCTCGGGGAGAAACTCGTAGACCGAGTGGCGGCCGTCGGGGGTGTAGCGACGGCCGACGAAGGCGCGCACCCCGACCTCCTCGGCCCCCCGAATGACCCGGCCGATGGCCTGACGGGCGCGCCTGACCGCGGGCACCGTCAGCGCGTACTCGAAGGCGTTCTCCTCGCCGAAGGTGTCGCCGTAGGCCCGCTGGACGCCCCGAATCCGGGGCGAGCCGATGTTCACGAGCGGGATCCCGACGACGGCACAGGTCGACAGCTTCGCGCCGTCGTAGTCGACGCCCTCGGTGAGCGTGCCCCGCGTCGAGGTGACGAGCACCTTCCCCTCGCCGGCGAAGAACGACCGCTTGGTCCGCTCGGTCTCCTCGTTGCTGGAGGACTCGTCGACGAGGACGGCTTTCTCGACGGCTTCCTGCAGGTAGGCGCCGGCCCATTGCGCCTCCCGGTAGTTCGGCATGGCTATCATGACGTTGCCCGGCGAACGCGCCAGCGCGCGCAGGGCCTGGGCGTACTCGTCCCGGGTCGGGTTCCAGTTCTCGCCCAGCGGCTTCATCTCCCCCGGGTTCCCGCGATTTCGCGCGGTAAAGGGCCGGGCGTCGACGAGATACGAGGCCCGGTTCTCCGGCGGGAACGGGAGGTCGTAGGTCGCCGAGCGGACCGGCCGCGTCGGGGAGTCCTCGTCGGTATCGTCTACGGCCTGCTCGGCCAGTCCGTCCAGTCCGGCGACGCGGGTGAACACGTCGAGCGGTTCCAGCGTCGCGCTCATCACCACGCCGCCGCCGAGTTCGTCGAAGGCGTCCCGCAGCGCAACGGCGGGCATGCAGTTGTAACAGAGCAGCCCCGGCGTGTAGACGGCCTCGTAGTCGGCGTCGGTGGCCCGGCGCCCGTCGGGGGAGTGTTCGAGTTCGATCTCCCGCAGGAACGTCGAGTGGTCCCGCTCCCACCAGTGGCCACAGATAGCCCCGACGGCGGCACAGACGGGCTGGCGGGTCAGCCCGAGCTGGTCGATAGCGTCCTCGACGGCCGCGCCGACCGTCGCGAGCGAGCGCCACAGCTGCCCGTCGTACCCCTTGCCCTCGGCCCACTCGGTGAGTTCGTCCCGCTCGACGGTGTCGGGGTCCCGCAGCGGTATCTCGCGGTCGTGGTCCGGGAGGACCGCGGGGTCGGCGCGCCACCCCTCGTGCTCGCTGTCCAGGAACGACTCGACGCGGTCGTCCAGCCACCGTTCGAGGTCGGCGTAGAACTTGCGTGCGCGGTCGACCGCTTCGAGCGGAACCTCGCGGG from Halomicroarcula saliterrae carries:
- a CDS encoding ATP-dependent DNA helicase — encoded protein: MRETASGSEAWRPYFGFEEPYANQADAIERVIEAGKSRGFLAMEGPCGTGKTMAALTAGAHLVRDTDLYDRIVVVTPVKQQLQQFVDDLRTLNAGLDEPFDGISLVGKRDLCPYGREGKFPDDASTHDRCEDLREATARLVEGDGRGDGAAVADTAIDNEVDEDDQWWDPRLGQDLAAAARPDAASQTTLGEDALSTAGAASPYRPSQPTAPESMAGGDDPPLYCPFEADWYARNKGSPVDFSAGPNNVVTIEDYLPEAVERGTCPHRVMSVMLAEADVVVGNYNHLFDPNSRPLLSSVLDEQTFVVVDEAHRLEERVRDLLSDRLGKQTITQARNDCDLLVQRAQQTADHKAQVREVLDAREVPLEAVDRARKFYADLERWLDDRVESFLDSEHEGWRADPAVLPDHDREIPLRDPDTVERDELTEWAEGKGYDGQLWRSLATVGAAVEDAIDQLGLTRQPVCAAVGAICGHWWERDHSTFLREIELEHSPDGRRATDADYEAVYTPGLLCYNCMPAVALRDAFDELGGGVVMSATLEPLDVFTRVAGLDGLAEQAVDDTDEDSPTRPVRSATYDLPFPPENRASYLVDARPFTARNRGNPGEMKPLGENWNPTRDEYAQALRALARSPGNVMIAMPNYREAQWAGAYLQEAVEKAVLVDESSSNEETERTKRSFFAGEGKVLVTSTRGTLTEGVDYDGAKLSTCAVVGIPLVNIGSPRIRGVQRAYGDTFGEENAFEYALTVPAVRRARQAIGRVIRGAEEVGVRAFVGRRYTPDGRHSVYEFLPEGEREEFTRMTPDFLAGQLESFWRNHG